From a region of the Nonlabens dokdonensis DSW-6 genome:
- a CDS encoding sugar MFS transporter has protein sequence METKKNYTSAFIIITVLFFLWGFITVLVDSLVPRLREVFELSYGMIAFLQSAFFVAYFVFSIPAGGLISKVGYQRGVVIGLITMSVGCLLFYPASEFRLFGVFLLAFFTLAGGITILQVAANPYVAVLGPEDKASSRLNLSQAFNSFGATIAPLVGAVYLLSDKILTGDEINALTAAEKDAYYIQEAAAVQSPFLLFAFLIFLLGITFLFIKLPKILESENTGTYKDALGKKTVWLGILGIFFYVGAEVTIGTAAVTYFMEMNLDTIIRETPALKNLSFSIIELFGGTTTDIDGKGIVGAFVTFYWLGAMIGRFIGSYLTKIFRPTIILTVFGLTAVSLILVSVFTTGLVSMWSLLAVGLFNSIMFPTIFTTTLDGQSDLKPKISGLLCMAIVGGGVILPIFGFIVDHSGFKLALAVLTLCYGYIAYFAYRNYSKA, from the coding sequence ATGGAAACTAAAAAAAATTACACCTCTGCATTTATCATCATAACGGTTCTCTTTTTTTTGTGGGGATTTATTACTGTACTTGTTGACAGTCTCGTTCCTAGATTGCGAGAGGTTTTTGAGTTGAGCTATGGTATGATTGCTTTTTTGCAGTCTGCATTTTTTGTGGCTTATTTTGTATTTTCTATTCCAGCAGGTGGCTTGATTTCTAAAGTAGGCTATCAAAGAGGAGTGGTCATAGGTTTAATAACCATGTCTGTAGGATGTTTGTTGTTTTATCCTGCCTCAGAGTTTCGCCTTTTTGGAGTATTTCTATTGGCTTTCTTTACTCTCGCTGGTGGTATTACCATTTTACAAGTAGCTGCAAATCCATATGTAGCAGTTCTAGGACCAGAAGATAAAGCAAGTAGTCGTCTTAATCTATCTCAGGCATTTAACTCTTTTGGAGCAACTATTGCACCATTAGTAGGTGCTGTTTATTTATTGAGCGACAAAATTTTAACAGGTGATGAAATCAACGCTTTAACAGCAGCTGAGAAAGATGCGTACTATATTCAAGAAGCGGCTGCGGTACAATCTCCTTTTTTATTGTTTGCTTTTTTGATCTTCCTTTTGGGAATTACCTTCCTATTTATAAAGCTACCTAAGATCCTAGAAAGCGAAAACACTGGAACCTATAAAGATGCCTTAGGTAAAAAAACAGTTTGGTTAGGGATATTAGGAATCTTCTTTTATGTAGGTGCAGAGGTTACTATAGGTACTGCCGCTGTGACCTATTTTATGGAAATGAATCTGGACACTATCATTAGAGAAACGCCAGCATTAAAGAACCTTTCGTTTTCCATTATTGAGCTTTTCGGTGGTACTACTACCGACATTGATGGAAAAGGAATCGTAGGTGCTTTTGTAACATTCTACTGGTTGGGCGCAATGATAGGTCGATTTATAGGTTCTTATTTAACAAAGATATTTAGACCTACTATCATTTTAACGGTTTTTGGTTTAACGGCTGTTTCATTAATTCTAGTGAGTGTATTTACCACTGGATTAGTTTCCATGTGGTCGTTATTGGCAGTTGGATTATTTAATTCCATTATGTTTCCTACTATTTTCACTACCACGCTTGATGGTCAAAGCGATTTAAAACCAAAGATATCAGGTTTGCTTTGTATGGCAATTGTAGGTGGTGGCGTGATCTTACCTATTTTTGGTTTTATAGTAGATCATTCTGGATTTAAACTAGCACTTGCTGTGCTCACACTTTGTTATGGGTATATCGCTTATTTTGCCTACCGCAATTATTCTAAAGCATAG